One genomic window of Pseudomonas chlororaphis subsp. piscium includes the following:
- a CDS encoding two component system response regulator — translation MLSYLQTTPAPQRILIVEDHYLLIYGIKILLSAMPGYEVVGEIVDGLNVYAACQELKPDVVLLDLGLPGMDGIDVIRQLKRRRPELTIVVVTADASEHRARDALAAGALAYILKKSSQQVLLAGLQTAIAGQVFLDPALNLAHVTSAPNVGGQGNLTTRERQILKLIAEGDRNRDISEKLSITIKTVETHRLNLMRKLDAHNIADLVNWACRLGIH, via the coding sequence ATGCTGTCATATCTGCAAACTACGCCTGCCCCACAACGGATCCTGATCGTCGAAGATCATTACTTGCTCATCTACGGCATCAAGATTCTGCTTTCAGCGATGCCTGGCTACGAGGTCGTCGGTGAAATCGTCGACGGCCTGAACGTGTACGCGGCCTGCCAGGAGCTCAAGCCCGACGTGGTACTGCTCGACCTCGGCCTGCCCGGCATGGATGGCATCGATGTCATCCGCCAGTTGAAACGACGCCGACCCGAGCTGACCATCGTGGTGGTCACCGCTGACGCCTCCGAGCACCGCGCCCGCGATGCATTGGCCGCGGGCGCACTCGCCTACATCTTGAAGAAGAGCTCCCAGCAGGTACTGTTGGCCGGCTTGCAAACCGCCATCGCCGGCCAGGTCTTCCTCGATCCCGCGCTCAACCTGGCGCACGTGACCAGCGCCCCGAATGTCGGCGGGCAGGGCAACCTGACCACCCGGGAACGCCAGATACTCAAGCTCATCGCCGAAGGCGACCGTAACCGGGACATTTCCGAAAAACTCTCGATTACCATCAAGACGGTCGAAACCCACCGCCTGAACCTCATGCGCAAGCTCGATGCGCATAACATTGCGGACCTGGTCAACTGGGCGTGCCGTCTGGGTATCCACTGA
- a CDS encoding two component system sensor kinase: MHKLWQASLTRSVIVTLACAMSAFWLLSETISFYYRYSKAEVEVREDLDWELNGVAEEENRRYELAQVRVNTLLRLWSELLRNASLPGTQSNELKHTVFVPFDGVDVDQERIAVAGQVIEIFGNSDSVNRTETFLLVPGQGVLFYRPEGQTAADMQAKMHALLSRQYRSTTSDNCWGSVFEDGQGHLRSAVTAIDARSGITAGQLLRIDDLNARKYDFSYILRDAGGRLLWSDNREESALLAAQGVQPDCQRKAMEMAGFIVDCTLLRGPPWQLSAIARGDAVMDRVLPLLGSTAPWTLLAQLLLLVFIALILQRQLGRPLSHIVELIHRQKQLTDLSYRLPEGRKDELGRIASAYNTLLKTLNAYHQTLEDKVRSRTRELDVAKRIAERASHRKSEHLTSISHEIRTPLNGIVGALSLLERSGLSEQQQELIGTARQSSGFLLSIINNLLDFSRIEAGQLELSYEQTAILPMLDQVLLTINLRAQEKRLSLRTLVAANVPRSMSLDGVRVQQILINLLANAVKFTAQGEICVRLERRAEMLVIAVRDTGKGIPEENQLDIFMPFIQVRAHDNGSGLGLAIASRLANLMGGEILLDSQVGAGSTFTLLLPICDPSEPSLAFSARLPAPAALQTQLAIWGIEAQPGDSPLLDMPELVYLPGRLWQKVSAILFEEKLPGDEPASIAPCAWALKVLVVDDMQVNRDIVGKMLQELGHLAYSASSGEEALHCGRTHVFDWVLMDIRMPDMDGLQVTRLWRDMASGMLDPDTPIMALTANALPDERYRARAAGMNGYLAKPVSLEQLASGVEQVVSLQLARGIDLAPNRKLQQPLINLADTSLRARFYETLEIVRRDIETACRKQDRAGLLILLHTLKGCAGQGGLDRVYTWAQDQETRVSHGEWLSCEEVGYLRGLILPKTH; encoded by the coding sequence ATGCATAAACTTTGGCAAGCCTCACTGACCCGTAGTGTCATCGTCACCCTGGCCTGCGCCATGAGCGCATTCTGGCTGTTGTCCGAGACCATCAGTTTTTATTACCGCTACAGCAAGGCCGAGGTCGAAGTCAGGGAAGACCTGGACTGGGAGCTGAACGGGGTGGCCGAGGAAGAGAATCGTCGTTATGAGCTGGCCCAGGTCAGGGTTAACACCCTGTTGCGCCTGTGGAGCGAGCTGCTCAGGAATGCGAGCCTGCCGGGTACCCAGAGCAACGAACTGAAACACACGGTGTTCGTCCCCTTCGACGGGGTCGATGTGGACCAGGAACGCATTGCCGTTGCTGGCCAGGTCATTGAGATCTTTGGCAACTCGGACTCGGTCAACCGGACGGAAACCTTTCTGTTGGTGCCGGGGCAGGGCGTGCTTTTCTACCGCCCCGAGGGCCAGACGGCTGCCGACATGCAGGCCAAGATGCATGCGCTGCTGTCGCGTCAGTACCGATCGACCACCAGCGACAACTGCTGGGGCAGTGTGTTCGAGGATGGTCAGGGGCACCTGCGCAGCGCTGTGACCGCGATTGACGCGCGTTCGGGGATCACCGCCGGGCAGTTGTTGCGGATCGACGACCTGAACGCGCGCAAATATGACTTTTCGTACATCCTGCGCGATGCCGGCGGCAGACTGTTATGGAGCGACAACAGGGAGGAGAGCGCGTTGCTTGCCGCCCAGGGCGTGCAACCGGACTGCCAGCGCAAGGCCATGGAAATGGCTGGTTTCATTGTCGACTGTACGCTGCTCAGGGGGCCGCCATGGCAGTTGTCCGCCATCGCACGCGGTGATGCCGTGATGGACCGGGTACTGCCGTTGCTGGGGTCGACAGCGCCCTGGACGCTGCTGGCCCAGTTGTTGTTACTGGTGTTTATCGCCCTGATCCTTCAGCGCCAGCTGGGTCGGCCCCTGAGTCATATCGTCGAGCTCATCCATCGCCAGAAACAGCTCACCGACCTGAGCTATCGATTGCCGGAAGGGCGCAAGGATGAGCTGGGCCGCATTGCCAGTGCCTATAACACGCTGCTCAAGACCCTCAATGCCTATCACCAGACACTGGAAGACAAGGTCAGGAGTCGAACCCGCGAACTGGATGTGGCCAAGCGCATCGCCGAGCGGGCCAGTCACCGCAAGAGCGAACACCTGACGAGCATCAGCCATGAGATACGCACGCCGCTCAATGGCATTGTCGGCGCGCTCAGCCTGCTCGAGCGCAGTGGCTTGTCCGAGCAACAGCAGGAACTGATCGGCACCGCGCGTCAGTCCTCCGGCTTTTTGCTGAGCATCATCAACAACCTGCTGGATTTCTCTCGAATCGAAGCTGGACAGCTGGAGTTGTCCTACGAGCAGACGGCGATCCTGCCGATGCTCGACCAGGTGTTGCTGACGATCAATTTGCGGGCACAGGAAAAACGCTTGTCGCTGCGAACCCTGGTGGCGGCCAATGTGCCTCGCTCGATGTCCCTCGACGGCGTGCGCGTGCAACAGATCCTGATCAACCTCCTGGCCAATGCCGTAAAATTCACCGCGCAGGGCGAGATCTGCGTCCGGCTTGAACGGCGGGCTGAGATGCTGGTCATCGCGGTGCGGGACACTGGTAAAGGCATACCGGAAGAGAATCAGCTCGATATCTTCATGCCTTTCATCCAGGTGCGCGCCCATGACAACGGCAGCGGCCTGGGGCTGGCCATTGCATCGCGGCTGGCGAACCTGATGGGCGGAGAAATCCTGCTCGACAGCCAGGTTGGCGCAGGATCGACCTTCACCCTGTTGCTACCGATATGCGATCCCAGTGAACCCTCATTGGCTTTTTCAGCCCGGCTGCCGGCCCCGGCGGCATTGCAGACGCAGTTGGCCATTTGGGGCATCGAAGCCCAGCCGGGCGACTCGCCCTTGCTCGATATGCCTGAGCTGGTCTATTTGCCCGGCCGGTTGTGGCAGAAGGTCAGCGCCATTCTGTTCGAGGAAAAGTTGCCGGGCGATGAACCGGCCTCGATTGCCCCCTGTGCGTGGGCGCTCAAGGTCCTGGTGGTCGATGACATGCAAGTCAATCGCGATATCGTCGGCAAGATGCTCCAGGAGCTTGGGCACCTGGCCTATTCGGCCTCCTCGGGGGAAGAAGCGCTGCACTGCGGAAGAACCCATGTCTTCGATTGGGTGCTGATGGATATTCGCATGCCGGACATGGACGGCCTGCAAGTCACCCGGCTCTGGCGCGACATGGCCAGCGGGATGCTTGACCCGGACACCCCCATCATGGCGCTCACGGCGAATGCACTGCCCGACGAGCGCTATCGAGCCCGGGCCGCGGGGATGAATGGCTACCTCGCCAAACCCGTCAGCCTGGAGCAACTGGCGAGCGGGGTCGAACAGGTCGTTTCGCTGCAGTTGGCGCGGGGCATCGACCTGGCACCGAACCGCAAGTTGCAGCAACCGCTTATCAACCTTGCGGACACCTCGCTGCGCGCCAGGTTCTATGAAACGCTTGAGATCGTGCGCCGGGATATCGAAACCGCGTGCCGCAAACAGGATCGCGCAGGCCTGCTGATACTGCTGCACACGCTCAAGGGGTGTGCCGGCCAGGGCGGTCTTGATCGGGTGTACACATGGGCGCAGGACCAGGAAACCCGGGTCAGCCACGGCGAGTGGCTGAGCTGTGAGGAAGTCGGCTACCTGCGCGGGTTGATTTTGCCGAAGACCCATTAG
- a CDS encoding secretion system apparatus produces MDLQTQRSLEEFLRLSDLCPGRVEARMEFSLPPFRLYIEYTQGRVLLSLARQVEACRRFSTLKALLGHCHPASTQGVALRAYVVGDQQMLSGALVPGSSVTQWIECLKCMRRLLERHAGDRQ; encoded by the coding sequence ATGGACCTACAAACGCAACGCAGCCTTGAAGAGTTCCTGCGTTTGTCGGACCTTTGCCCTGGCCGTGTCGAGGCGCGGATGGAGTTTTCCCTGCCGCCCTTTCGGTTATACATCGAATACACCCAGGGCCGGGTGCTGCTTTCACTGGCGCGCCAGGTCGAAGCCTGTCGGCGTTTCAGTACGCTCAAGGCCCTGCTGGGGCACTGCCACCCGGCATCCACCCAGGGGGTCGCGCTGCGCGCTTATGTCGTGGGCGACCAGCAAATGCTCAGTGGCGCACTGGTGCCCGGCAGTAGCGTCACACAATGGATCGAGTGCCTGAAATGCATGCGGCGGCTGCTCGAACGCCACGCCGGGGATCGTCAATGA
- a CDS encoding EscV/YscV/HrcV family type III secretion system export apparatus protein — MNRLGHWLSLAAGRQDIVLAVLLLLAVFMMIVPLPTGLVDLLIAINLTISIVLLMMALYIREPLEFSTFPAVLLITTLFRLALTISTTRLILLQADAGEIVYTFGNFAVGGNLGVGLIVFMIITIVQFIVITKGSERVAEVGARFSLDAMPGKQMSIDGDMRAGIIDANEARRQRGLVQKESQLYGAMDGAMKFVKGDAIAGIIIILVNILGGTAVGVFIHGMSAGTAMSTYAILSIGDGLISQIPALLISITAGIIVTRVPGEQRKNLASDLSEQITRQPQALSLAAGVLLVFALIPGFPVIYFVGLAGAVYGGAWWIRKRQPRAASNSTSADAPPGLIGDDTQPAMTPGAIPLMVLMASDLGRSRGLDEAFQQLRQKKFEQLGIPLPDIHQQIDASLEAGTLRILLYQEPVLTLKVPEGLLLADAHSMPLAQARHNDKLPFGGHTLQWLDPEQHETLAALGVVLHRDQARVTHCLSLVMDRYAADFIGVQETRFLMDSMENSHAELVKEVQRQMPIGRIADVLQRLVGEGVSIRDLRSILEALTEWSPREKDPIMLTEYVRVALRRHIATRYRGNQAWISGWMIGDGIEGLVRESIRQTAAGSYSTLEATQNQAIIEGIRERVGDGDPRRAVLITAIDVRRFVRKIVEREYSGLHVLSFQELGDEVELRVIGNIDLIEQA, encoded by the coding sequence ATGAACCGCCTCGGTCACTGGCTTTCGCTGGCCGCGGGCCGCCAGGACATCGTGCTGGCGGTACTTCTGCTGCTTGCGGTGTTCATGATGATCGTTCCGTTGCCCACGGGACTGGTGGACCTGCTGATTGCCATCAACCTCACGATTTCCATCGTGCTGTTGATGATGGCCCTGTACATCCGCGAGCCGCTGGAATTCTCGACCTTCCCGGCCGTCTTGCTGATCACCACCCTGTTTCGCCTGGCGCTGACCATCAGCACCACCCGCTTGATTCTGCTGCAGGCGGACGCCGGTGAAATCGTCTACACCTTTGGCAACTTCGCCGTCGGGGGCAACCTCGGTGTCGGCCTGATTGTGTTCATGATCATCACCATCGTGCAGTTCATCGTGATCACCAAAGGCTCCGAGCGGGTCGCCGAAGTGGGCGCGCGCTTTTCCCTCGATGCGATGCCAGGCAAGCAGATGAGTATCGATGGCGACATGCGCGCCGGGATCATCGACGCCAATGAAGCCCGCCGCCAACGCGGCCTGGTCCAGAAGGAAAGCCAGCTGTACGGTGCAATGGACGGAGCGATGAAGTTCGTCAAGGGCGATGCGATTGCGGGCATCATCATTATCCTGGTCAACATCCTCGGCGGCACTGCGGTCGGCGTGTTCATCCATGGCATGAGCGCGGGCACCGCCATGTCCACCTACGCCATTCTGTCCATCGGCGATGGCCTGATCAGCCAGATTCCGGCGCTGCTGATCTCCATCACCGCCGGTATTATCGTGACCCGCGTCCCGGGAGAGCAGCGCAAGAACCTGGCCAGCGACCTGAGCGAGCAAATCACCCGACAACCCCAGGCTTTGAGCCTGGCCGCCGGGGTGTTGCTGGTATTCGCCCTGATCCCCGGCTTCCCGGTCATCTACTTTGTCGGCCTGGCCGGGGCGGTCTACGGCGGCGCCTGGTGGATCAGGAAACGTCAACCCCGTGCCGCCTCGAACAGCACCTCGGCCGATGCGCCGCCAGGCTTGATCGGCGATGACACCCAGCCGGCGATGACGCCGGGGGCGATTCCGCTGATGGTGCTCATGGCCAGCGACCTCGGGCGCTCAAGGGGGCTCGACGAGGCTTTCCAGCAGCTTCGGCAGAAGAAATTCGAACAGCTGGGCATTCCGCTGCCTGACATCCACCAGCAGATCGATGCCTCGCTCGAAGCCGGGACCTTGCGCATTCTTTTGTACCAGGAGCCGGTCCTGACCCTGAAGGTGCCGGAGGGGTTGCTGCTGGCCGATGCGCACTCAATGCCCCTGGCGCAAGCACGACACAACGACAAGTTGCCCTTTGGCGGCCATACCCTGCAATGGCTCGACCCCGAGCAGCATGAGACGCTGGCCGCCCTCGGCGTGGTGCTGCATCGGGACCAGGCCCGCGTCACTCACTGCCTGTCCCTGGTCATGGACCGTTATGCCGCCGATTTCATCGGCGTCCAGGAGACCCGTTTCCTCATGGACTCCATGGAAAACAGCCACGCCGAACTGGTCAAGGAAGTGCAGCGGCAAATGCCCATCGGGCGCATTGCCGATGTATTGCAACGCCTGGTAGGCGAAGGCGTTTCCATCCGCGACCTGCGCAGTATTCTCGAAGCCTTGACGGAATGGTCGCCGCGAGAAAAAGACCCGATCATGCTCACTGAATACGTACGGGTGGCCCTGCGTCGCCACATTGCCACGCGCTACCGTGGCAACCAGGCGTGGATCAGTGGCTGGATGATCGGCGATGGCATCGAGGGGCTGGTGCGTGAATCGATCCGGCAGACAGCCGCCGGCTCTTACTCGACGCTGGAAGCCACCCAGAACCAGGCTATTATCGAAGGCATCCGCGAGCGCGTCGGCGACGGCGACCCACGTCGCGCCGTGCTGATCACCGCCATCGATGTCCGGCGGTTTGTGCGCAAGATTGTCGAGCGTGAATACTCGGGCCTGCACGTCCTGTCGTTCCAGGAACTGGGCGATGAAGTCGAGTTGCGTGTCATTGGCAACATCGACCTGATCGAGCAGGCTTGA
- a CDS encoding EscN/YscN/HrcN family type III secretion system ATPase, giving the protein MRAPNLTTLRDLLEQRPCFQRAGATTAEVGEYFNGRISEVGPTLLRASLPGVGLGERCRLEPSGIEAEVVAVEGDYAVLSPFSEPLGVTTGSHVHALGKPHEIALGAFLLGSVVDGLGRPLDGSDAPADCLWRGVEREAPEALTRPIIDTPLPLGVRAIDALLTCGVGQRVGIFAAAGGGKSTLLGMVCDGSLADVIVLALIGERGREVREFLEHTLSPAARERTIVVVSTSDRPALERLKAAYTATTIAEYFRDQGKNVLLMMDSLTRFARAAREIGLAAGELCGAGGYPPSFFARLPRLLERAGPAAIGSITGIYTVLVEGDNMTEPVADEVRSILDGHIVLSRKLAEANHYPAIDIGASVSRVMSQIVDPEHRHMAGKVRRLMAAYKDIELLVRVGEYQAGQDDEADEALARRDAIRGLLCQSTTQKNSFQETIQHLCQTLTA; this is encoded by the coding sequence ATGCGCGCGCCGAACCTCACCACCCTGCGCGACTTGCTCGAGCAAAGGCCCTGCTTCCAGCGGGCGGGAGCCACGACGGCCGAGGTCGGCGAGTACTTCAACGGTCGCATCAGCGAAGTCGGCCCGACCCTGTTGCGGGCGTCCCTGCCTGGCGTCGGACTCGGCGAACGGTGTCGGCTGGAGCCCTCCGGGATCGAGGCCGAGGTCGTCGCCGTGGAGGGTGATTACGCGGTGTTATCACCCTTCAGCGAGCCCCTCGGCGTGACCACCGGCAGCCACGTGCACGCACTGGGCAAACCCCATGAAATCGCCCTGGGGGCCTTCCTGCTTGGCAGCGTCGTCGATGGCCTGGGGCGCCCGCTGGACGGCAGCGATGCCCCGGCCGATTGCCTGTGGCGCGGCGTCGAGCGCGAGGCCCCCGAAGCCCTCACCCGCCCGATCATCGACACGCCTCTGCCGCTGGGCGTGCGTGCGATCGATGCACTGCTGACCTGCGGGGTCGGCCAGCGGGTCGGCATATTTGCAGCGGCGGGAGGCGGTAAAAGCACGCTGCTGGGGATGGTGTGCGATGGCAGCCTGGCTGACGTGATCGTGCTTGCCCTGATTGGCGAACGGGGACGCGAAGTCCGTGAGTTTCTTGAACATACGCTGTCCCCGGCCGCCCGCGAACGCACCATTGTGGTGGTGTCGACCTCCGACCGCCCGGCGCTCGAACGGCTGAAAGCCGCCTACACGGCGACCACCATTGCCGAGTATTTTCGCGACCAGGGCAAGAACGTCCTGCTGATGATGGACTCATTGACCCGGTTTGCCCGCGCCGCCCGGGAAATTGGCCTGGCCGCCGGAGAACTGTGCGGTGCCGGAGGTTATCCGCCGAGTTTCTTCGCCCGCCTGCCCCGCTTGCTCGAACGCGCGGGCCCCGCCGCCATCGGCAGCATCACGGGGATCTACACGGTGCTGGTCGAGGGCGACAACATGACTGAGCCGGTGGCCGATGAAGTGCGCTCGATTCTCGACGGCCATATCGTGCTGTCACGCAAGCTCGCCGAAGCCAACCATTATCCGGCCATCGATATCGGCGCCAGCGTCAGTCGGGTGATGAGCCAGATCGTCGATCCCGAGCATCGGCACATGGCCGGCAAGGTGCGGCGCCTGATGGCGGCCTACAAGGACATCGAGTTGCTGGTCAGGGTCGGTGAATACCAGGCCGGCCAAGACGACGAAGCCGATGAGGCCCTCGCCCGTCGTGACGCGATCCGCGGATTGCTGTGCCAATCCACCACGCAAAAGAACAGCTTCCAGGAAACCATCCAGCACCTATGCCAGACACTGACAGCCTGA
- the sctQ gene encoding type III secretion system cytoplasmic ring protein SctQ, with translation MKLPKLSQAEGRLLRKLGRGRRLELLEGGMTLTYGMAGGDGLILHAQVLNQPVRLWVAAPAWCRWIRPQLDVPDWSAVPTELHEVLASWTLASAGAGLADSTIAWPTASRLEAATVETIPNWCLCFEHEDRSLAASVLEAPVQWLDSLSELFQPMDPQDDSDHRTLPAALIAGWSHVDRDSLERLRPGDGLLLHHAYRATEGQLGLFLSRPLATLSTHDAAPLALETVLHDFNDWMDIAPGPGAPGSPSGSELLVTVVVHVGSLEVPLHQLAHLQVGEVLQGPACIDDFVTLKVAGKTIAHGLLLEIDGRLAVRIDRLF, from the coding sequence GTGAAATTGCCGAAACTGAGTCAGGCCGAGGGCCGATTGCTGCGCAAACTCGGCCGCGGACGGCGCCTGGAACTGCTCGAGGGGGGCATGACCCTCACCTACGGCATGGCAGGGGGCGATGGACTGATCCTGCACGCCCAGGTATTGAACCAACCGGTTCGTCTCTGGGTCGCCGCCCCTGCCTGGTGCCGCTGGATCCGCCCGCAGCTCGATGTACCGGACTGGTCGGCAGTCCCGACTGAACTGCACGAGGTCCTGGCAAGCTGGACCCTCGCCTCGGCAGGAGCCGGGCTGGCGGACAGTACGATTGCCTGGCCCACGGCCAGCCGCCTGGAAGCGGCAACGGTCGAGACGATCCCCAACTGGTGCCTGTGCTTCGAGCATGAGGACCGGTCGCTGGCCGCCTCGGTTCTGGAAGCCCCCGTGCAATGGCTCGATAGCCTCAGTGAACTGTTCCAGCCGATGGATCCCCAGGACGACAGCGACCATCGAACACTCCCCGCGGCCCTGATCGCCGGCTGGAGCCATGTCGATCGAGACAGCCTTGAACGCTTGCGGCCCGGTGACGGCTTGCTGTTACACCACGCCTACCGGGCGACCGAGGGCCAGTTGGGGCTGTTCCTGTCTCGCCCGCTGGCCACCCTCTCGACTCACGATGCCGCGCCCCTTGCCCTGGAGACTGTCTTGCACGATTTCAACGACTGGATGGACATCGCCCCGGGGCCCGGCGCCCCCGGTTCCCCCTCCGGCAGCGAGCTGTTGGTGACCGTTGTCGTTCACGTCGGCTCGCTCGAAGTACCGCTGCACCAACTGGCCCATCTACAGGTGGGAGAGGTACTACAAGGTCCGGCCTGTATCGACGACTTCGTGACCCTGAAGGTCGCCGGCAAGACCATTGCCCATGGCCTGCTGCTGGAGATCGATGGAAGGCTGGCTGTACGGATCGACCGGCTGTTCTGA
- the sctR gene encoding type III secretion system export apparatus subunit SctR, producing MNLLDQPLHLILLLSAVSILPLLLILGTSFLKLAVVFSLLRNALGIQQIPPNIALYGLALILTMFIMAPIGLEIQDNLAANPIQSESDDFIRQVDSGILAPYRVFLERNTAPDQAHFFSSIGRDIWPQKYHDRLPDSSLLVLMPAFTVSQLIEAFKIGLLLYLPFIAIDLIVSNVLLAMGMMMVSPMTISMPLKLLVFVLMNGWEKLLGQLMLSFN from the coding sequence ATGAACCTGCTGGACCAGCCGCTGCACCTGATCCTTCTGCTGTCCGCTGTCTCCATATTGCCGTTGCTGCTGATCCTTGGAACCTCTTTCCTGAAACTGGCGGTGGTGTTCTCGCTCCTGCGCAACGCCCTGGGCATCCAGCAGATTCCACCGAACATTGCCCTGTACGGCCTGGCATTGATCCTGACGATGTTCATCATGGCGCCCATCGGCCTGGAGATTCAGGACAACCTGGCGGCCAATCCCATTCAAAGCGAGTCCGACGATTTCATCAGGCAGGTCGACAGCGGAATACTCGCGCCGTATCGGGTGTTTCTTGAACGCAATACCGCGCCGGACCAAGCGCACTTCTTCTCAAGTATCGGTCGCGACATCTGGCCGCAGAAGTACCATGATCGTCTCCCCGACAGCTCCTTGCTGGTGCTGATGCCCGCCTTCACTGTCAGCCAGTTGATCGAAGCGTTCAAGATCGGCCTGCTGCTGTACCTGCCCTTTATCGCGATCGACCTGATCGTCTCCAACGTCCTGCTCGCCATGGGCATGATGATGGTCTCGCCGATGACCATCTCGATGCCTCTCAAGCTGCTGGTGTTCGTCTTGATGAATGGTTGGGAAAAGCTGCTGGGCCAACTGATGTTGTCGTTCAACTGA
- the sctS gene encoding type III secretion system export apparatus subunit SctS: MSEALITQLAMQMMWLVLLLSLPVVVVASVVGVLVSLVQALTQVQDQTIQFLIKLVAVAITLAMTFNWMGDILLAYANRSFELINQMRA; the protein is encoded by the coding sequence ATGAGTGAAGCGCTGATTACTCAACTGGCCATGCAAATGATGTGGTTGGTCCTGCTGCTGTCGTTGCCGGTGGTGGTGGTCGCCTCCGTGGTGGGGGTGCTGGTCAGCCTGGTGCAGGCCCTGACCCAGGTGCAGGACCAGACCATTCAGTTCCTGATCAAGCTGGTGGCTGTCGCCATCACCCTGGCAATGACCTTCAACTGGATGGGCGACATCCTGCTGGCCTACGCCAACCGGTCGTTCGAGCTGATCAACCAGATGAGGGCCTGA
- the sctT gene encoding type III secretion system export apparatus subunit SctT gives MDILAQWLPVIGLCMLRPLGLMLMVPLFNQATLGGTLVRNALVLMIALPLIPLHDTWSTLESVRQNATAGRYLMLICGELSIGLMMGFCAAIPFWAMDMAGFLIDTLRGASMASVLNPLLGQQSSLFGILFTQVFGVLFLVTGGFNQLIAGIYHSYSVLPPGEVFHFGPGFLAFLSRQWQLAYELCLRFSMPAIVAILLVDMALGLVNRSAQQLNVFFLSMPIKSAFALLMLVMSLGFAFKAPLEQSSQWVRHVLTLMDHL, from the coding sequence GTGGACATCCTGGCTCAATGGCTACCCGTGATCGGCCTGTGCATGCTGCGCCCCCTGGGGCTGATGCTGATGGTGCCGCTGTTCAACCAGGCCACCCTCGGCGGCACGCTGGTGCGCAATGCCCTGGTGCTGATGATTGCCCTGCCACTGATTCCCCTTCATGACACCTGGTCAACCCTGGAAAGCGTCCGCCAGAACGCCACGGCCGGGCGTTACCTGATGCTGATCTGCGGTGAATTGAGCATCGGCCTGATGATGGGTTTTTGCGCGGCCATCCCGTTCTGGGCCATGGACATGGCCGGGTTCCTGATCGACACCCTGCGGGGCGCTTCCATGGCCAGCGTGCTCAACCCCCTGCTGGGCCAGCAATCGTCACTGTTCGGCATCCTGTTTACCCAGGTATTTGGCGTGTTGTTCCTGGTGACCGGCGGTTTCAACCAGTTGATCGCAGGGATCTACCACTCCTACAGCGTCTTGCCCCCTGGCGAAGTCTTTCATTTCGGCCCGGGTTTTCTGGCGTTCCTGTCCCGGCAGTGGCAACTGGCCTATGAGCTGTGCCTGCGTTTCTCGATGCCGGCGATTGTCGCCATTCTTCTGGTGGATATGGCCCTTGGCCTGGTCAATCGCTCGGCCCAGCAACTGAACGTGTTTTTTCTGTCGATGCCGATCAAAAGCGCCTTCGCCCTGCTGATGCTGGTCATGAGCCTGGGCTTCGCGTTCAAGGCGCCCCTTGAACAGAGCAGCCAATGGGTGCGGCACGTACTCACCTTGATGGACCATCTGTGA